A window of the Gemmatimonadota bacterium genome harbors these coding sequences:
- a CDS encoding radical SAM protein encodes MSVADTGTSGMGSAASRVPPLPVVDFPPASGSALPWGDPVDTSAGGTLLPHVVAWNLTRRCNLECSHCYISAGAWHGTEGELSTAECFRILDDLLAVNPSMLLILSGGEPLLRDDLESIAERAASAGATVVVGTNGIGLTHERIDSLKAAGVRGVAVSVDSLNPTYHDRFRHGVGALEGTLAAVDRLVRHELDFVIQTSLTRGNRDELSDLVAWTAEKGAVSFNLYFLVPTGRGEGMQGLTPRENEEVLAELLSLEQEYRGRLMVRSKCQPQLMRHVLEAGVESGLLNYETRCPCGVHYCRITPEGKVTPCPYLPTVAGDLTRESFREVWTSSPVFGALREGELSGKCGRCEYREVCGGCRARAYAQSGDLLGSDESCVYDPPGDRPLVQRQRPITYGQATETALEWTPEARQRLERIPSFVRGVVTNRVEEFARKRGYSAVDLEVMAEVRRSMPVDFSKKLPFFLRSDDGGGSQGKGVDA; translated from the coding sequence GTGAGCGTAGCGGACACCGGCACGTCAGGCATGGGGAGCGCCGCCTCGCGCGTGCCGCCGCTGCCGGTCGTCGACTTTCCGCCGGCCTCTGGCTCGGCGCTGCCGTGGGGCGACCCGGTGGACACCAGCGCCGGAGGAACACTTCTTCCCCACGTGGTCGCCTGGAACCTCACGCGCCGCTGCAACCTCGAGTGCTCCCACTGCTACATCTCGGCAGGGGCCTGGCACGGGACCGAGGGTGAGCTGTCCACCGCTGAGTGCTTCCGCATTCTCGACGATCTGCTAGCGGTGAACCCGTCGATGCTGCTCATCCTCAGCGGTGGCGAGCCTCTTCTGCGCGACGACCTGGAGTCTATCGCGGAGCGCGCCGCCTCGGCGGGGGCTACGGTCGTGGTGGGCACGAACGGGATCGGCCTCACGCACGAGCGCATCGACTCTCTGAAGGCAGCCGGTGTGCGGGGCGTGGCGGTGAGCGTGGACTCCCTCAATCCGACGTATCACGATCGATTCCGCCACGGAGTCGGCGCGCTCGAAGGAACGCTCGCCGCGGTGGACCGCCTCGTGCGGCACGAGCTGGACTTCGTCATCCAGACCAGCCTCACGAGGGGGAACCGCGACGAGCTTTCCGACCTGGTAGCCTGGACGGCGGAAAAGGGTGCGGTCTCGTTCAACCTCTATTTTCTCGTTCCTACCGGGCGCGGCGAGGGAATGCAGGGGCTGACGCCGAGGGAGAACGAGGAGGTCCTCGCCGAGCTGCTCTCGCTCGAGCAGGAGTATCGCGGCCGTCTCATGGTCCGCTCCAAGTGCCAGCCACAGCTGATGCGCCACGTTCTCGAGGCCGGAGTCGAGTCGGGACTCCTCAACTACGAGACGCGCTGCCCGTGCGGCGTCCACTACTGTCGCATCACGCCGGAGGGGAAGGTCACACCGTGCCCGTACCTTCCGACGGTCGCGGGTGATCTCACGCGTGAATCGTTCCGCGAGGTGTGGACATCTTCCCCCGTCTTCGGCGCGCTCCGCGAGGGAGAGCTCAGCGGTAAGTGTGGGCGCTGCGAGTACCGCGAGGTGTGCGGTGGGTGTCGCGCCCGCGCGTACGCCCAGTCCGGCGACCTGCTGGGAAGCGACGAGTCGTGTGTGTACGACCCGCCGGGCGATCGGCCGCTCGTCCAGCGCCAGCGCCCGATCACGTACGGTCAGGCGACCGAGACGGCGCTCGAGTGGACGCCCGAGGCGCGGCAACGGCTGGAGCGGATTCCGAGCTTCGTTCGAGGCGTCGTCACCAACCGGGTCGAAGAGTTCGCGAGAAAGCGCGGTTATTCCGCAGTCGACCTCGAAGTCATGGCTGAGGTGCGTCGCTCGATGCCCGTAGACTTCTCCAAGAAGCTCCCCTTCTTCCTGCGTTCGGACGACGGAGGTGGCTCACAAGGAAAGGGTGTCGATGCCTGA
- a CDS encoding universal stress protein: MYKEILVPVDNSDPSNWAVARAIELCRRTEGRITGNHVYAARLHDVRFRQLETGLPARFQTAKEIKRQRKIHDKLIEKGLQLISDSFLDQTEKLCKAADVPLARQLLEGINYEEIIRETNGGEGRLPSLIGFDPNIADKYDGGATVRGDVILGEDGRLVAEDEDPDDKLAGTSGRDYDLLIMGAHGIGRQEFSQLGGVVARVLRKVEKDALIIRNDRPLQDGKMMVCVDGSAYSYKALRVALEMAQEFDASLYICSAFDVEYHHVVFGNIKDVLSVAASKVFKFEEQEELHNNIIDKGLLKLCKANLKRGQVLAEEFPDVPVETQILVGKPFDCILRWAKEIEPAVLVIARHGSHRIEGTDLGSQADNLIRLTDTSVLLVGIQNVGPEDIPWIEEDGETGLEWAPDAEVRILRVPPFALGIARRAVEEFVLDNYGEGANGTYREDNVATNGSRRAEALLAGARAQNGKAEGDGASASNGTSAPSADEPMVAVPPLGIDQRPLVTGDRLDEAITKLLPTHMQLIMGIGTAEELALAEVKAEEAMKRTHVEGSDADPEADVPMISTACPYTGQVQTRERTEADPVAWTNEAFQRLRAVPLIARPLARNTVERFARGHGFWRVTTLVMDENKDAMIEADEFDMDTMLVMFRELQSKQLKAAAEGVDGLTPEMRRFIEEAKASGVTRCPIRDVAEAVEECPIDFKTATPEQAKAAVEEYMKDEGASE; encoded by the coding sequence ATGTATAAAGAGATTCTGGTTCCGGTCGACAACTCCGATCCCTCCAACTGGGCGGTCGCCCGAGCGATCGAGCTCTGTCGCCGCACGGAAGGTCGAATCACCGGAAACCACGTCTACGCCGCGCGGCTTCACGATGTCCGCTTCCGGCAGCTGGAGACCGGGCTCCCGGCGCGGTTCCAGACGGCCAAGGAGATCAAGCGGCAGCGCAAGATCCACGACAAGCTCATCGAGAAGGGCCTGCAGTTGATCTCCGACTCGTTCCTCGACCAGACCGAGAAGCTGTGCAAGGCGGCCGACGTTCCGCTCGCGCGTCAGCTCCTCGAGGGGATCAACTACGAGGAGATCATCAGGGAGACCAACGGTGGCGAGGGTCGACTGCCGAGCCTGATCGGGTTCGACCCCAACATCGCCGACAAGTACGACGGCGGGGCCACGGTGCGAGGCGACGTCATCCTGGGCGAGGACGGCAGGCTGGTCGCGGAAGACGAGGACCCGGACGACAAGCTCGCGGGCACCAGCGGTCGCGACTACGACCTCCTGATCATGGGTGCGCACGGGATCGGCCGGCAGGAGTTCTCCCAGCTCGGTGGGGTCGTCGCACGCGTGCTGCGCAAGGTGGAAAAAGACGCCCTCATCATCCGCAACGACCGTCCGCTCCAGGACGGCAAGATGATGGTGTGCGTCGACGGGTCCGCCTACAGCTACAAGGCGCTGCGAGTCGCGCTCGAGATGGCCCAGGAGTTCGACGCGTCGCTCTACATATGCTCGGCGTTCGACGTGGAGTACCACCACGTCGTCTTCGGGAACATCAAAGACGTGCTGTCGGTCGCGGCGTCGAAGGTCTTCAAGTTCGAGGAGCAGGAAGAGCTCCACAACAACATCATCGACAAGGGGCTGCTGAAGCTCTGCAAGGCCAACCTGAAGCGCGGGCAGGTCCTGGCCGAAGAGTTCCCCGACGTGCCGGTCGAGACTCAGATCCTGGTCGGCAAGCCCTTCGACTGTATCCTCCGCTGGGCCAAGGAGATCGAGCCCGCGGTACTCGTCATAGCGCGCCACGGCAGCCATCGGATCGAGGGGACGGACCTCGGCTCCCAGGCTGACAACCTCATTCGCCTGACCGACACCAGCGTCCTGCTGGTCGGGATTCAGAACGTTGGGCCCGAGGACATTCCGTGGATCGAGGAGGACGGCGAGACCGGACTCGAGTGGGCGCCGGATGCCGAGGTGCGCATCCTCAGGGTTCCGCCCTTCGCGCTGGGAATCGCGCGGCGGGCGGTGGAAGAGTTCGTTCTCGACAACTACGGCGAGGGCGCCAACGGGACGTACCGCGAGGACAACGTGGCGACCAACGGCAGCCGTCGCGCGGAGGCGCTCCTGGCGGGCGCGCGGGCACAAAACGGCAAGGCGGAGGGCGACGGCGCATCGGCGAGCAACGGCACGTCCGCGCCGAGCGCTGACGAGCCCATGGTTGCGGTTCCGCCACTCGGCATCGACCAGCGTCCCCTCGTGACCGGCGACCGGCTCGATGAGGCGATCACCAAGCTCCTCCCCACCCACATGCAGCTCATCATGGGCATTGGGACGGCGGAAGAGCTGGCGCTTGCGGAGGTCAAGGCCGAAGAGGCGATGAAGCGGACGCACGTCGAAGGAAGCGACGCCGACCCTGAGGCGGACGTACCGATGATCTCCACGGCGTGCCCTTACACCGGTCAGGTGCAGACCCGTGAGCGGACCGAGGCGGATCCCGTCGCCTGGACCAACGAGGCCTTCCAGCGCCTCCGCGCCGTGCCGCTCATCGCGCGGCCGCTGGCGCGCAACACAGTGGAGCGATTCGCACGAGGGCACGGCTTCTGGCGCGTCACGACGCTCGTCATGGACGAGAACAAGGACGCGATGATCGAGGCCGACGAGTTCGACATGGACACGATGCTCGTCATGTTCCGCGAGCTCCAGTCCAAGCAGCTCAAAGCCGCGGCCGAAGGTGTCGACGGCCTGACTCCGGAGATGAGGCGATTCATCGAGGAGGCCAAGGCGAGCGGCGTCACGCGCTGCCCGATCCGCGACGTCGCCGAGGCTGTGGAGGAGTGCCCGATCGACTTCAAGACCGCCACTCCGGAGCAAGCGAAGGCCGCGGTCGAGGAGTACATGAAGGACGAGGGCGCTTCGGAGTGA
- a CDS encoding ABC transporter permease, whose translation MTAIVWELEWRIATARRRLFVLNVVVPLLLVLPVAMGAAPAVHAAAVYTVLFAIFSAFGSAIPLVRDGESGLSGRVLRAGVPPASYFLQRTAAGAVLDVLQLGPALAVAAVGAGAGPRAFLVAFVALAATVWVANLLGVLVAAATRSLAEAALFSAVSTLLLLHASGVFRTPVPGSLGAAVESVAPFRALHEALLSMSMMTAVGGGTALGVWGVVMAVATWVLAGRLTGSLGVSRRA comes from the coding sequence ATGACCGCCATCGTGTGGGAGCTCGAGTGGCGCATCGCCACCGCGCGCAGGCGGCTCTTCGTCCTCAACGTCGTGGTGCCCCTACTTCTTGTCCTGCCGGTCGCCATGGGTGCGGCGCCGGCGGTGCACGCGGCGGCGGTCTACACGGTGCTGTTCGCGATCTTCAGCGCTTTCGGGTCCGCGATCCCCCTCGTTCGTGACGGCGAGTCCGGCCTATCGGGACGTGTGCTCCGAGCCGGAGTCCCGCCTGCCAGCTATTTTCTGCAGCGGACAGCCGCCGGAGCTGTGCTCGACGTGCTACAGCTGGGGCCCGCGCTCGCGGTGGCCGCTGTCGGGGCGGGTGCGGGTCCGCGCGCGTTCCTCGTGGCCTTCGTGGCGCTCGCGGCCACGGTGTGGGTCGCGAACCTCCTAGGCGTGCTCGTGGCCGCCGCGACCCGGTCGCTCGCGGAGGCGGCCCTCTTTTCCGCGGTCAGTACCCTGCTACTCCTGCACGCGTCCGGAGTGTTCCGCACGCCCGTGCCGGGATCCCTCGGGGCCGCTGTAGAGAGCGTGGCTCCGTTTCGCGCGCTCCACGAGGCGCTGCTTTCGATGAGCATGATGACGGCGGTCGGTGGAGGTACGGCCCTGGGGGTCTGGGGTGTGGTCATGGCGGTCGCGACCTGGGTTCTGGCCGGTCGGCTGACAGGATCGCTCGGGGTGTCGAGAAGGGCCTGA
- a CDS encoding ABC transporter ATP-binding protein codes for MSGPDAGPDADRGSDPAFDPAFDPVVHAEGLSYRYDSGAPALDGIDLEGRSGEIVALVGPNGAGKSTLLRLLARDIAPDAGVLHLPSRRNAAGRVAMGYAGEEACHFESLSGTHNAVFFARAAGLSREEAEAAVREQFDRLGLAEDASRPVSTYSFGARRKLLLVEALAHRPTLTLLDEPFVGLDLDSREALADLLRERSAEGGTVVMASHDLDLLPQLADRIVFIHDARVVAGGSPDELLAAMPDVTRFEFTLDRPVDSAELVLGEGITLVDGGDPLVLESERGQAALPDACRALVAAGARIRGVAVRNVGLAAVFRSVTGAELDG; via the coding sequence GTGTCTGGCCCCGACGCCGGCCCCGACGCCGACCGGGGCTCCGATCCGGCGTTCGACCCGGCGTTCGACCCGGTGGTCCATGCCGAGGGGCTGAGCTACCGCTACGACTCCGGCGCCCCGGCGCTCGACGGCATCGATCTGGAAGGCCGCTCAGGGGAGATTGTGGCGCTCGTCGGACCGAACGGGGCCGGGAAGAGCACCCTGCTCAGGCTCCTGGCGCGGGACATCGCTCCCGACGCCGGCGTGCTCCACCTGCCCTCCCGCCGGAACGCGGCAGGGCGTGTGGCGATGGGTTATGCGGGCGAGGAGGCGTGCCACTTCGAGTCTCTCTCCGGCACACACAACGCGGTGTTCTTCGCGAGAGCCGCAGGCCTCAGTCGCGAAGAGGCCGAGGCCGCTGTTCGGGAGCAATTCGATCGGCTGGGCCTCGCCGAGGACGCCTCTCGACCGGTCTCGACCTACTCGTTCGGGGCTCGACGTAAGCTGCTCCTGGTGGAGGCGCTCGCGCACCGGCCGACGCTCACGCTCCTCGACGAGCCGTTCGTTGGTCTGGACCTGGACTCGCGCGAGGCGCTCGCCGACCTGCTGCGAGAGCGATCCGCTGAAGGGGGCACGGTGGTGATGGCCAGCCACGATCTTGATCTCCTTCCCCAGCTCGCGGATCGGATCGTGTTCATCCACGATGCCCGCGTCGTCGCCGGAGGAAGCCCCGACGAGCTGCTCGCCGCGATGCCGGACGTCACGCGTTTCGAGTTCACGCTCGACAGACCAGTTGACAGCGCCGAGCTCGTCCTCGGTGAAGGGATCACCCTCGTGGATGGCGGAGATCCGCTCGTGCTCGAGAGCGAGCGCGGCCAGGCCGCGCTCCCCGATGCGTGCCGGGCGCTCGTGGCGGCCGGAGCCCGGATCCGCGGCGTCGCGGTACGGAATGTCGGCCTGGCCGCGGTCTTTCGGAGCGTCACCGGCGCGGAGCTCGACGGATGA
- a CDS encoding PCP reductase family protein, with the protein MKFLCLTCDEVMAFAERQLPGDGTLTAIFTCPGCKREMALLTNPMETQLITSLGVEIGGRTVPEQPMQQTRMGMDSPREDAFEAPATPPATTGPVTWSTEATERLENVPRFVRGMVKRIYADYAMEREIHMITPEVMDRARSDLGLEGM; encoded by the coding sequence ATGAAGTTTCTCTGCCTGACCTGCGACGAGGTGATGGCCTTCGCCGAGCGACAGCTTCCCGGCGACGGCACCCTCACGGCGATCTTCACCTGCCCCGGTTGCAAGCGGGAGATGGCACTTCTGACCAACCCCATGGAGACGCAGCTGATCACCTCGCTGGGTGTAGAGATCGGCGGCCGAACGGTCCCGGAGCAGCCGATGCAGCAGACCCGCATGGGTATGGACTCGCCTCGTGAGGACGCCTTCGAGGCCCCGGCGACACCCCCCGCCACGACTGGACCCGTGACCTGGTCTACGGAGGCGACCGAGCGCCTAGAGAACGTTCCCCGCTTCGTGCGCGGCATGGTCAAGCGCATCTACGCCGACTACGCCATGGAGCGCGAGATCCATATGATCACGCCCGAGGTCATGGATCGGGCCCGAAGCGACCTGGGCCTGGAGGGCATGTAG
- a CDS encoding P-loop NTPase: MGHTAGEPRKVRGYAEVSHETGSQLLEQVLAQHAKVSARLETIGAVIAIASGKGGVGKSAVTANLAVSLTRRGARVGVVDADLNGPSLGRMLGLLGSRLVDGPDGVVPPAGAAGVLGISTELLLKEDAPLRWKGPDSDRVVWLGLTEAAVLREFLSDVVWGELDYLLIDIPPGTDKIGRFLDLVPNPASVLVVTIPSEVALSVVSRSVAMLQEAGVESIGVVGNMSGYASPGAVRPLPLFSGDGIRRLTESTGLELWAEIPFDPGMGARTDGGDPPGASDDSLFGKAFQALADRVERGVGGREAAS, from the coding sequence ATGGGTCACACGGCCGGTGAGCCACGCAAGGTTCGGGGGTATGCCGAGGTGTCGCACGAGACGGGCTCCCAGCTCCTGGAACAAGTGCTCGCGCAGCACGCCAAAGTCTCGGCTCGCCTTGAGACGATCGGCGCGGTCATCGCGATCGCGAGCGGCAAGGGAGGTGTCGGCAAGAGCGCGGTGACCGCCAACCTCGCGGTATCGCTCACCCGGCGAGGCGCTCGCGTCGGCGTCGTGGACGCGGATCTCAACGGGCCTTCGCTCGGCCGCATGCTGGGTCTTCTGGGGAGCAGGCTCGTGGACGGTCCCGATGGGGTGGTGCCACCGGCCGGGGCCGCTGGTGTGCTCGGGATCTCGACCGAGCTCTTGCTGAAGGAGGACGCTCCGCTCCGCTGGAAAGGTCCCGACTCGGACCGCGTCGTATGGCTGGGCCTGACCGAGGCCGCGGTGCTGCGGGAATTCCTTTCGGATGTCGTCTGGGGCGAGCTGGACTATCTGCTGATCGACATTCCGCCGGGCACCGACAAGATCGGGCGGTTCCTCGACCTGGTTCCCAATCCTGCGAGCGTCCTCGTGGTCACGATTCCCTCGGAGGTGGCGCTCTCGGTCGTGTCGCGCTCGGTGGCTATGCTCCAGGAGGCGGGAGTGGAGTCGATCGGCGTCGTGGGCAACATGTCCGGATACGCTTCGCCGGGTGCGGTGCGGCCGCTCCCGCTCTTCTCCGGTGACGGCATCCGGCGCCTGACGGAGTCCACGGGCCTGGAGCTGTGGGCGGAGATCCCGTTCGACCCCGGAATGGGGGCCCGTACCGACGGCGGCGACCCCCCGGGCGCGAGCGACGATTCCCTATTCGGGAAGGCCTTCCAGGCCCTGGCCGATCGAGTGGAACGAGGCGTCGGGGGGCGCGAGGCAGCTTCATGA
- a CDS encoding ferredoxin, which produces MDSQERKVAGVTVRIDRLLCVGFETCIEVAPDLFELDDEGIAIFCADTNGTAHEDVLGSCKSCPVDALEVLDASGTLLVP; this is translated from the coding sequence ATGGACTCGCAAGAACGTAAAGTCGCCGGTGTGACGGTCCGGATCGACCGGCTGCTCTGCGTCGGGTTCGAGACATGCATCGAGGTTGCGCCCGATCTGTTCGAGCTCGACGACGAAGGGATCGCGATCTTTTGCGCCGACACGAACGGGACAGCGCACGAGGACGTTCTGGGCTCTTGCAAGTCGTGTCCGGTCGACGCCCTGGAGGTTCTCGACGCCTCGGGCACGCTGTTGGTCCCGTAG
- a CDS encoding aminotransferase class V-fold PLP-dependent enzyme produces the protein MTSSLTAALPALTCQRAAFQLPRDAHYFNCAYMGPLPRASERAGVEALTRKRVPTSIVAPDDFWDADGLRALFSQLVNAGDPRRIAIQPGVSYAVATAARNLPVEARQNIVLTHEQFPGNVYSWHRLVSESGAELRVVTPPEGAGRGAAWNERLLEAIDASTAVVAVPHVHWTDGTLFDLVEVGRRCRDVGAAFVVDATQSVGAMPFDVEAVQPDVLICATYKWLLGPYSVSLAYFGPRFDDGVPLEETWIARANSEDFQQLVDYQDAYQRGAVRYDAAERANFFLLPIAAASLELLLEWTPERIQAYCAELTREMLVEAGELGYSFEDERWRSSHLFGLRMPGGVDLASLKQALADRNVSASLRGTALRLAPNVYNDLEDVDALMGVLREAAP, from the coding sequence ATGACGAGTAGCCTTACGGCTGCCCTTCCGGCGCTCACCTGCCAGCGAGCAGCCTTCCAGCTACCGCGCGACGCACACTACTTCAACTGCGCGTACATGGGTCCGTTGCCGCGAGCCTCCGAACGCGCAGGCGTTGAGGCTCTGACCAGGAAGCGTGTGCCGACGAGCATCGTGGCGCCGGACGACTTCTGGGACGCCGACGGGCTACGCGCGCTCTTCTCGCAGTTGGTGAATGCGGGAGACCCCCGTCGCATCGCGATCCAGCCCGGCGTGTCGTACGCCGTCGCGACCGCAGCTAGAAACCTCCCAGTCGAGGCGCGACAGAATATCGTGCTGACGCACGAACAGTTTCCCGGCAACGTCTACTCATGGCACAGGCTCGTATCCGAATCCGGCGCCGAGCTTCGCGTGGTCACACCGCCCGAAGGAGCCGGTCGGGGCGCTGCTTGGAACGAGCGTCTTCTCGAAGCCATCGATGCATCCACGGCTGTCGTAGCGGTCCCGCACGTGCATTGGACGGATGGCACGCTCTTCGATCTAGTCGAAGTCGGTCGGCGATGCCGCGACGTGGGCGCGGCCTTCGTCGTAGACGCCACGCAGTCGGTCGGGGCGATGCCCTTCGACGTTGAGGCGGTGCAGCCCGACGTGCTCATCTGCGCGACGTACAAATGGCTGCTCGGCCCGTATTCGGTGTCGCTCGCGTACTTCGGTCCCCGCTTCGACGACGGCGTGCCGCTCGAAGAGACTTGGATCGCGCGCGCCAACAGCGAGGACTTCCAACAGCTGGTCGACTATCAGGATGCGTATCAGCGGGGCGCGGTCCGCTACGACGCCGCCGAGCGCGCGAACTTCTTTCTGCTCCCCATCGCAGCAGCGAGCCTCGAGCTCCTCCTCGAGTGGACGCCCGAGCGGATTCAGGCGTATTGCGCCGAGCTGACGAGGGAGATGCTCGTCGAGGCGGGCGAGCTCGGATATTCGTTCGAGGACGAACGGTGGAGAAGCAGCCACCTCTTCGGTCTGCGCATGCCCGGGGGTGTCGATCTCGCCTCGCTCAAGCAGGCACTCGCGGACCGCAATGTCTCGGCCTCGCTGCGCGGCACGGCGCTCCGGCTCGCGCCGAACGTGTACAACGACCTCGAAGACGTGGACGCGCTGATGGGCGTGCTACGCGAAGCCGCGCCGTAG